In Pseudomonas lalkuanensis, the following are encoded in one genomic region:
- a CDS encoding rhodanese-like domain-containing protein yields MRNLLAVLALSLSLPAAAGDTDQAAAVQAMQQPNAVLIDVRTPEEVAQGAIPDARNIGFEEIGQRIAEVAPDKNIPIVVYCRSGRRSSIAQDTLQGLGYSRVINGGGYLDLKTALHKD; encoded by the coding sequence ATGCGAAACCTCCTCGCTGTTCTTGCCCTCTCCCTGAGCCTTCCCGCCGCCGCCGGCGACACTGACCAGGCTGCCGCCGTCCAGGCCATGCAGCAGCCCAATGCTGTCCTCATCGACGTACGCACCCCGGAAGAAGTCGCCCAGGGTGCCATCCCCGATGCGCGCAATATCGGCTTTGAAGAAATCGGCCAGCGAATCGCCGAAGTCGCCCCGGACAAGAACATCCCCATAGTCGTCTACTGCCGCAGCGGTCGTCGCTCCAGCATCGCCCAGGACACCTTGCAGGGCCTGGGCTACAGTCGAGTGATCAATGGCGGCGGCTACCTGGACCTGAAAACCGCCCTGCACAAGGACTGA
- a CDS encoding PepSY domain-containing protein, producing the protein MKKLAALFAFTALATTAGIAQARDLGPDEALKLRDAGTIQSFEKLNAAALAKHPGGTINETELEEEYGRHIYQVELRDAQGVQWDLELDATNGQILKDHQDD; encoded by the coding sequence ATGAAGAAACTGGCTGCCCTGTTCGCCTTTACTGCCCTCGCCACCACCGCCGGTATTGCCCAGGCCCGTGACCTTGGCCCGGACGAGGCCCTGAAGCTGCGTGATGCCGGGACCATCCAGTCGTTCGAGAAACTCAACGCCGCGGCGCTGGCCAAGCACCCTGGCGGCACCATCAACGAAACCGAACTGGAAGAGGAATACGGCCGCCACATCTACCAGGTAGAGCTGCGTGATGCCCAGGGCGTGCAGTGGGATCTGGAGCTCGATGCCACCAACGGCCAGATCCTCAAGGATCATCAGGACGACTGA
- a CDS encoding cytochrome c, with the protein MRNVLFALLFCLPPLHAAELTLDLPGGSRTWETGALLAHPQARDLTIPDDVSYKKTMRYRAVPLAALLEGVTPEQHLQAVALDGFAAELTAAPLLAKQGSRAWLAIEDPASPWPPLAAGKPGAGPFYLVWTDPEAARIGPEQWPFQVARIRYLPSVAERFPALLPAKDASVEVKAGFAQFQKNCLACHRLNGAGDAQFGPDLNIPHNPTEYLAGNFLPRYIRDPQSLRRWPEGKMPGFSKQAISDEELGQLIGYLKHMAGRKVAP; encoded by the coding sequence ATGCGCAATGTGCTGTTCGCACTGCTGTTCTGCCTCCCCCCACTCCACGCCGCCGAGCTGACTCTGGACCTTCCCGGCGGCTCCCGCACATGGGAAACCGGCGCCCTGCTCGCCCATCCCCAGGCCAGGGATTTGACCATCCCGGACGACGTTTCCTACAAGAAGACCATGCGCTATCGCGCCGTTCCGCTCGCCGCGCTGCTGGAGGGCGTGACACCGGAGCAACATCTGCAGGCCGTGGCGCTGGACGGTTTTGCCGCCGAACTCACCGCTGCGCCGCTGCTGGCCAAGCAGGGCTCCCGGGCCTGGCTGGCCATCGAAGACCCGGCCAGCCCCTGGCCGCCACTCGCTGCCGGAAAGCCCGGCGCTGGCCCCTTCTATCTGGTCTGGACCGATCCCGAGGCAGCACGCATCGGCCCGGAACAATGGCCCTTCCAGGTGGCACGCATCCGCTACCTGCCCTCGGTGGCCGAGCGTTTTCCGGCCCTGCTCCCGGCCAAGGACGCCAGTGTCGAGGTCAAGGCGGGCTTCGCCCAATTCCAGAAGAACTGCCTGGCCTGCCACCGACTCAATGGCGCAGGCGACGCCCAGTTCGGGCCGGACCTGAACATCCCCCACAACCCCACCGAATACCTCGCCGGCAACTTCCTCCCCCGCTACATCCGCGACCCGCAAAGCCTGCGCCGCTGGCCCGAGGGCAAGATGCCGGGGTTCTCGAAACAAGCCATCAGCGATGAGGAACTGGGGCAACTGATCGGCTACTTGAAGCACATGGCCGGGAGGAAAGTGGCGCCTTAG
- a CDS encoding peroxiredoxin produces MLTIGDKLPAFDMLAVDHDSEHAASPEHAFKRVNQDSFLGKWKVLFFWPKDFTFVCPTEIKAFGDLLEQFNDRDTLLIGASTDSEFVHLAWRRDHKDLKGLSFPWLADIKHELAGALGIIDRREGVALRATFIIDPDNVIRHVSVNDLLVGRNPQETLRLLDALLTEELCPCNWHKGEATLHY; encoded by the coding sequence ATGCTCACCATTGGAGACAAGCTGCCGGCATTCGACATGCTGGCGGTGGACCACGACTCGGAACACGCCGCCAGCCCCGAGCACGCCTTCAAGCGGGTCAACCAGGACAGTTTTCTCGGCAAGTGGAAGGTGCTGTTCTTCTGGCCCAAGGATTTCACCTTCGTCTGCCCGACCGAGATCAAGGCCTTCGGTGACCTGCTGGAGCAATTCAACGACCGTGACACCCTGCTGATCGGTGCCTCCACCGACAGCGAATTCGTCCACCTCGCCTGGCGCCGCGACCACAAGGACCTGAAGGGGTTGAGCTTTCCCTGGCTGGCAGACATCAAGCACGAACTGGCCGGAGCCCTCGGCATCATCGATCGCCGCGAAGGCGTTGCGCTACGCGCGACCTTCATCATCGACCCGGACAACGTCATCCGGCATGTCTCGGTGAACGACCTGCTGGTGGGCCGCAACCCGCAGGAAACCCTGCGCCTGCTCGATGCCCTGCTGACCGAGGAGTTGTGTCCCTGCAACTGGCACAAGGGGGAAGCCACGCTGCATTACTGA
- a CDS encoding circularly permuted type 2 ATP-grasp protein, which produces MSRTFYDEMYDASGECRPHYREFARWLADTPQELLAQRRREADLLFHRAGITFTLYGDEQGTERLIPFDTIPRAIPMSEWRTVEKGCIQRVKALNMFLADLYHNQRIIKAGIVPAEQVLANEGYQIAMQGLDLHRDIYAHIAGVDLVRDGDGTYYVLEDNLRTPSGVSYMLEDRKMMMRLFPELFAAQRVAPIDHYPNLLLDTLKSSSPLDNPSVVVLTPGRFNSAYFEHAFLAREMGVELVEGADLFVRDDRVFMRTTAGPQPVDVIYRRLDDAFLDPLAFNPESMLGVPGLLAAYRSGNLVLANAIGTGVADDKSIYPYVGDMIRFYLDEEPILKNVPTWQCRKPEELSHVLANLPELVVKETQGSGGYGMLVGPAASAKEIETFRERLKARPEAYIAQPTLCLSTCPTFVEKGIAPRHIDLRPFVLSGRETRLVPGGLTRVALREGSLVVNSSQGGGTKDTWIVED; this is translated from the coding sequence ATGTCCCGCACCTTTTATGACGAGATGTACGACGCGAGTGGCGAATGCCGTCCGCACTACCGGGAATTCGCACGTTGGCTGGCGGACACGCCCCAGGAGTTGCTTGCCCAGCGGCGTCGCGAGGCCGACCTGCTGTTCCACCGCGCCGGTATCACCTTCACCCTCTATGGCGACGAACAGGGCACCGAGCGCCTGATCCCCTTCGACACCATTCCCCGCGCCATTCCCATGAGCGAGTGGCGGACGGTGGAGAAGGGCTGCATCCAGCGCGTCAAGGCGCTGAACATGTTCCTCGCCGACCTCTATCACAACCAGCGGATCATCAAGGCCGGGATCGTTCCCGCCGAACAGGTGCTGGCCAACGAGGGCTACCAGATCGCCATGCAGGGCCTCGATCTGCACCGCGATATCTACGCCCACATCGCCGGGGTGGACCTGGTGCGCGATGGCGATGGTACTTACTACGTGCTGGAAGACAACCTGCGCACGCCCAGCGGCGTCAGCTACATGCTAGAAGACCGCAAGATGATGATGCGGCTGTTCCCCGAACTCTTTGCCGCCCAGCGTGTGGCCCCCATCGACCACTATCCGAACCTGCTGCTGGACACCTTGAAAAGCTCCAGCCCGCTGGACAACCCCAGTGTGGTGGTGCTGACGCCTGGGCGCTTCAACAGTGCCTATTTCGAACACGCCTTCCTCGCTCGCGAGATGGGCGTGGAGCTGGTGGAAGGGGCCGACCTGTTCGTCCGCGACGACCGCGTGTTCATGCGTACCACCGCCGGTCCGCAACCCGTGGACGTGATCTATCGGAGGCTGGACGACGCCTTCCTCGATCCGCTGGCCTTCAACCCGGAATCCATGCTCGGCGTGCCCGGCCTGCTGGCCGCCTACCGCTCCGGCAACCTGGTGCTGGCCAACGCCATCGGTACCGGCGTGGCAGACGACAAGTCGATCTACCCCTACGTCGGCGACATGATCCGCTTCTACCTGGACGAGGAACCCATCCTGAAGAACGTGCCCACCTGGCAATGCCGCAAGCCCGAGGAGCTGTCCCACGTCCTGGCCAACCTGCCCGAGCTGGTGGTCAAGGAAACCCAGGGCTCCGGCGGCTACGGCATGCTGGTGGGGCCGGCGGCCAGCGCCAAGGAGATCGAGACCTTCCGCGAGCGCCTCAAGGCCCGCCCCGAGGCTTACATCGCCCAACCCACGCTTTGCCTGTCCACCTGCCCGACCTTCGTCGAGAAGGGCATCGCCCCGCGTCACATCGACCTGCGTCCCTTCGTGCTATCCGGCCGGGAAACCCGCCTCGTGCCCGGCGGCCTGACCCGCGTGGCGCTAAGAGAAGGCTCCCTGGTGGTGAACTCGTCCCAGGGCGGCGGCACCAAGGACACCTGGATAGTGGAGGACTGA
- a CDS encoding transglutaminase family protein — protein MKLSIRHDTTYRYDDQVRASIQYLRLTPQESERQHVLSWQLTLPHPVRAQIDPFGNIFHVLTLDEPHDAIVISARGQVEIDERREAEHDKQSALPFLRFTRLTTADDALREFAALQCGSRRDRSGLIGLMEALHEQMPFKKGVTRLDSTAAEAFAGRAGVCQDHTHAFLACARSLGVPARFVSGYLYQGNDQNLASHAWAEAWLGDAWYSFDVTNNLSRPERHLKLAVGLDYLDACPVRGMRRGGGGEQMHAKVDAPPLMLVQTQ, from the coding sequence ATGAAACTGTCCATCCGCCACGACACCACCTACCGCTACGACGACCAGGTCCGCGCCAGCATCCAGTACCTGCGCCTGACGCCCCAGGAAAGCGAACGTCAGCACGTGCTCAGCTGGCAGCTCACACTGCCGCATCCGGTGCGCGCGCAGATCGACCCCTTCGGCAACATCTTCCATGTGCTGACCCTGGACGAGCCCCATGACGCCATCGTCATCAGCGCCCGTGGCCAGGTGGAAATCGACGAGCGACGCGAAGCCGAGCACGACAAGCAATCGGCCCTGCCGTTCCTGCGCTTCACCCGCCTGACCACCGCCGACGATGCCCTGCGTGAGTTCGCCGCCCTTCAGTGCGGCAGCCGCCGGGACCGCAGCGGATTGATCGGACTGATGGAAGCCCTGCATGAGCAGATGCCCTTCAAGAAGGGCGTGACCCGCCTCGACAGCACCGCCGCGGAAGCCTTCGCCGGCCGCGCCGGGGTCTGCCAGGACCATACCCACGCCTTCCTCGCCTGCGCCCGCAGCCTGGGCGTGCCGGCACGCTTCGTATCGGGCTACCTCTACCAGGGCAATGACCAGAACCTGGCCAGCCATGCCTGGGCCGAGGCCTGGCTGGGCGATGCCTGGTACAGCTTCGACGTGACCAACAATCTGTCCCGTCCCGAGCGTCACCTGAAGTTGGCGGTGGGGCTGGATTACCTCGATGCCTGTCCGGTGCGCGGCATGCGCCGGGGCGGCGGTGGCGAGCAGATGCACGCGAAGGTGGATGCGCCGCCGCTGATGCTGGTGCAGACGCAGTAA
- a CDS encoding PepSY domain-containing protein codes for MRWVLRYSGIIALVLAIFALEAMARDLDQDEALKLREEGVIMPLDQLLRSALGLYPGARLLEAELEEEDDVYIYEVELVTADGTVRELELDARDGRILKDEEDD; via the coding sequence ATGCGCTGGGTCCTTCGCTACAGTGGGATCATCGCCCTGGTCCTGGCCATTTTCGCGCTCGAAGCGATGGCCAGGGACCTGGACCAGGACGAGGCCCTGAAGCTCCGCGAAGAAGGGGTCATCATGCCGCTCGACCAGCTCTTGCGCAGTGCCCTGGGGCTCTACCCCGGGGCACGTCTGCTGGAGGCCGAGCTGGAAGAGGAAGATGACGTCTACATTTACGAGGTTGAGCTGGTCACTGCCGATGGCACAGTGCGAGAGCTGGAACTGGACGCTCGCGACGGGCGAATTCTGAAGGACGAGGAAGACGACTGA
- a CDS encoding alpha-E domain-containing protein → MLSRTASELYWMSRYLERAENLARMLEVSYSLSLMPQDGRGDGLDELAMSLLSTGTLELYQERHGDLNAARMLHFFALDPDNQASIFSCLRAARINAHAVRGRITADIWENINATWLEMLNISSEGLGRYGISRFCEWVKERSHLFRGATYGTIMRGEAYSFIRLGTFIERADNTLRLLDSRYEMFGEESEEVSDLSARGYYQWSALLRALSSFEAYTEVYRGSPDARQISELLLLRADVPRSLRACMEELNHILSHLPGDNGRPAQRLAAELDARLRYTAIDEILDEGLHTWLTDFILLVRQLARAIHSSYLEAV, encoded by the coding sequence ATGCTGAGCAGAACTGCCTCCGAGCTTTACTGGATGTCGCGCTACCTCGAGCGTGCAGAGAACCTCGCGCGCATGCTGGAGGTCAGCTACTCGCTGTCGCTGATGCCCCAGGACGGGCGCGGCGATGGCCTGGACGAACTGGCCATGTCGCTGCTCAGCACTGGCACCCTGGAGCTTTACCAGGAGCGTCATGGCGATCTGAACGCGGCGCGCATGCTGCACTTCTTCGCGCTCGACCCCGACAACCAGGCGAGCATCTTCAGCTGCCTGCGCGCCGCGCGAATCAACGCCCATGCCGTGCGCGGGCGGATCACCGCCGATATCTGGGAGAACATCAACGCCACCTGGCTGGAGATGCTGAACATCTCCAGCGAGGGGCTCGGGCGCTATGGCATCAGCCGCTTCTGCGAATGGGTGAAAGAGCGCTCGCACCTGTTCCGTGGCGCCACCTACGGCACCATCATGCGTGGCGAGGCCTACAGCTTCATCCGCCTGGGCACCTTCATCGAGCGGGCGGACAACACCTTGCGCCTGCTGGACTCGCGCTACGAGATGTTTGGCGAAGAGTCGGAGGAGGTCAGTGACCTCTCCGCACGCGGTTACTACCAGTGGAGCGCCTTGCTCCGCGCACTGTCCTCCTTCGAGGCCTACACCGAGGTCTACAGGGGCTCCCCCGATGCCCGCCAGATATCCGAACTCCTGCTGCTGCGCGCCGATGTACCGCGCTCGCTGCGAGCCTGCATGGAGGAGTTGAACCACATCCTTTCCCACCTGCCGGGCGATAACGGCCGCCCGGCCCAGCGTCTTGCCGCCGAACTGGACGCGCGGCTGCGCTACACCGCCATCGACGAAATCCTCGACGAAGGCCTGCATACCTGGCTCACCGATTTCATCCTGTTGGTCCGGCAACTCGCCCGTGCCATCCACAGCTCGTATCTGGAGGCTGTATGA
- a CDS encoding patatin-like phospholipase domain-containing protein: MSAIQIKFPALTLRAGRRALAHIRGQGLKPADVGILPGAAGGPKALGIQGLDLALFGDWLSRAPRERALIGASIGSWRFASACLPDAAAGIRRLGELYTSQRFPKGVSMAEVSRLCGLMLDDLLQGHDAHVLSNPNYRLNVVVVKSHGLLAHDRRGALGLGLSSVIGSNLLGRPHLAKHFERVILHDARQAPPLAPLSDFPSRYHTLDTGNLRHALLASGSIPMVMEGVRDIPGAGPGTYRDGGLLDYHLDLPYNPGGVVLYPHFTDKVVPGWFDKGLPWRKGDAERLQDVLLISPSREYLATLPHGKLPDRKDFKRYLGDDAGRERYWRKAMAESQRLGDEFLELVESDTLKERLRSL; the protein is encoded by the coding sequence ATGAGCGCCATCCAGATCAAGTTCCCCGCCCTTACCCTGCGTGCCGGACGCCGAGCCCTCGCCCACATTCGCGGGCAGGGTCTGAAGCCGGCCGACGTCGGCATCCTGCCGGGTGCGGCGGGAGGCCCCAAGGCATTGGGCATCCAGGGACTGGACCTGGCGCTGTTCGGCGACTGGCTCTCACGGGCGCCCCGCGAGCGCGCCTTGATCGGCGCCTCCATCGGCTCCTGGCGCTTCGCCAGCGCCTGCCTGCCGGACGCCGCCGCCGGCATCCGCCGCCTGGGCGAGCTCTATACCAGCCAGCGATTCCCCAAGGGCGTGAGCATGGCGGAAGTCAGCCGGCTGTGCGGCCTCATGCTGGATGACCTGCTCCAGGGCCACGACGCCCATGTGCTGTCCAACCCCAACTATCGCCTCAACGTGGTGGTCGTGAAGAGCCACGGTCTGCTCGCCCACGACCGTCGTGGCGCCCTGGGACTCGGGCTGTCGTCGGTGATCGGCAGCAATCTCCTCGGCCGCCCCCACCTGGCGAAGCATTTCGAGCGTGTAATCCTCCACGATGCCCGCCAGGCGCCGCCACTGGCGCCGCTGTCAGACTTCCCCTCGCGTTACCACACGCTGGATACCGGCAACCTGCGCCACGCCCTGCTGGCCTCGGGCTCGATTCCCATGGTGATGGAAGGTGTGCGTGACATCCCCGGCGCCGGTCCCGGCACCTACCGCGATGGCGGCCTGCTCGACTACCACCTGGACCTGCCCTACAACCCGGGCGGCGTGGTGCTCTATCCGCACTTCACGGACAAGGTGGTTCCCGGCTGGTTCGACAAGGGCCTGCCCTGGCGCAAGGGCGATGCCGAGCGACTGCAGGACGTGCTGCTGATTTCCCCTTCGCGCGAGTATCTCGCCACGCTGCCTCATGGCAAACTGCCAGACCGCAAGGATTTCAAGCGCTATCTCGGCGACGACGCCGGTCGCGAGCGCTATTGGCGCAAGGCCATGGCCGAAAGCCAACGCCTGGGCGATGAATTCCTCGAGCTGGTGGAAAGCGACACGCTGAAAGAGCGCCTGCGAAGCCTCTGA
- a CDS encoding sensor histidine kinase, whose product MRSIQRRLSLGLIGVLLLVGLVLAQTSLWLFDLGLRRYLAEGMRSEAELLLGALVRGPNGIQLDEKRLNPAHQQPYSGRYFIIELDEEPWRSRSLWDAELPMPSQKGLAPHLLPGPDGQELLAWRGDYKRFGRQVRIVVAQDYTPILESFRRVQWTGFALGAAALLLILALQRITVRRALRPLEDVRQQIAQLQQGQRSELDNQVPEELDPLVAQINHLLSYTEDTLKRSRNALGNLGHALKTPLAVLVSLADREELRDQPELRETLREQLEQIQQRLGRELGRARLAGEALPGAHFDCAEELPGLFNTLAMIHDRGLDLDWDAPEGLRLPWDREDLLELLGNLLDNACKWAETQVNLTIRGGEGGYSLMVDDDGPGIAEDKREEVIGRGARLDEQVAGHGLGLGIVRDIVDSWNGRLSLQESPLGGLRVRIELPVAQSH is encoded by the coding sequence ATGAGGTCGATCCAGCGCCGGCTCAGCCTGGGGCTGATCGGCGTTCTGCTGCTGGTGGGGCTCGTCCTGGCTCAGACCAGCCTTTGGCTGTTCGATCTCGGTTTACGACGCTATCTGGCCGAGGGCATGCGCAGCGAAGCCGAGTTGCTGCTGGGAGCGCTGGTGCGTGGCCCCAACGGCATACAGCTGGACGAGAAACGTCTCAACCCCGCCCATCAACAGCCCTATTCGGGCCGCTATTTCATCATCGAGCTGGACGAGGAACCCTGGCGTTCCCGTTCCCTCTGGGATGCCGAACTGCCCATGCCGTCGCAGAAGGGGCTAGCCCCGCACCTGTTGCCGGGGCCGGATGGGCAGGAGCTGCTGGCCTGGCGCGGCGACTACAAGCGCTTTGGCCGCCAGGTGCGCATCGTCGTTGCGCAGGATTACACCCCGATTCTGGAAAGCTTCCGTCGCGTGCAGTGGACGGGCTTTGCCCTGGGTGCGGCGGCGCTGCTGCTGATTCTCGCCCTGCAGCGCATCACCGTGCGCCGGGCATTGCGTCCATTGGAGGACGTTCGCCAACAGATCGCCCAGCTGCAGCAGGGCCAGCGCAGCGAACTGGATAACCAGGTGCCTGAGGAGCTGGACCCGCTGGTGGCGCAGATCAACCACTTGCTCAGCTACACCGAGGACACCCTCAAGCGCTCCCGCAATGCCCTGGGCAATCTTGGCCATGCGCTGAAAACGCCCCTCGCGGTGCTGGTCAGCCTGGCCGACCGTGAAGAACTGCGTGACCAGCCCGAGCTGCGCGAAACCCTGCGTGAGCAGCTGGAGCAGATCCAGCAGCGCCTGGGGCGTGAGTTGGGGCGTGCGCGCCTGGCTGGCGAAGCGCTGCCAGGTGCCCACTTCGACTGCGCCGAGGAGCTGCCCGGCCTGTTCAACACCCTGGCGATGATCCACGACCGTGGGCTGGACCTAGACTGGGACGCACCCGAAGGGCTGCGCCTGCCCTGGGACCGGGAAGACCTGCTGGAGCTGCTCGGCAACCTGTTGGACAACGCCTGCAAGTGGGCGGAAACCCAGGTCAACCTCACCATTCGCGGCGGCGAGGGCGGCTACAGCCTGATGGTGGACGACGATGGTCCGGGCATAGCCGAAGACAAGCGCGAGGAAGTCATCGGCCGTGGTGCCCGGCTGGATGAGCAGGTGGCAGGACACGGTCTGGGGCTCGGCATCGTGCGCGATATCGTCGATTCCTGGAATGGCCGTCTGAGTCTTCAGGAAAGCCCGCTGGGGGGATTGCGGGTGCGTATCGAGCTTCCGGTCGCACAGTCCCATTAG
- a CDS encoding AEC family transporter, which produces MLAELFAVMAPVLIAAGLGYGWARSGQPYPTEFIARLVLNIGTPSLVLSTLSRTEIDRHAFGQLAIACLLVMLAMGLVGILFSRVFRQDWRVLVPAYLFPNSGNMGLPIALYAFGEKGLALAVAFFLVLSVGHFSLGLLLSGTERSPKKLLANPIIISLALALPLVIWDLHLPLWLANTISLLGGMTIPLMLLTLGVSLASIRVHHLGNGMLLGALRILCGAAVGWLVGRALGLPPLAQGVLVMQSSMPVAVFNYLFAVRAGRSPEAVASLVMCSTLLSFALIPLLLAWWLPALR; this is translated from the coding sequence GTGCTGGCCGAGTTGTTCGCAGTCATGGCGCCGGTGCTCATCGCCGCCGGCCTGGGTTACGGTTGGGCCCGTTCGGGGCAGCCCTATCCCACGGAATTCATCGCGCGCCTGGTACTGAACATCGGCACGCCGAGCCTCGTGCTCTCTACCCTGAGCCGGACCGAGATCGACCGCCATGCTTTCGGCCAACTGGCCATTGCCTGCCTGCTGGTCATGCTGGCCATGGGGCTGGTCGGCATCCTCTTCAGCCGGGTATTCCGCCAGGACTGGCGCGTCCTGGTGCCGGCCTACCTGTTCCCCAACTCCGGCAACATGGGCCTGCCGATTGCCCTTTATGCCTTCGGCGAAAAGGGGTTGGCGCTGGCGGTGGCGTTCTTCCTGGTGTTGTCGGTCGGGCACTTCAGCCTGGGCCTGCTGCTTTCCGGCACCGAACGTTCGCCAAAGAAGCTCCTGGCCAACCCCATCATCATCAGCCTGGCGCTGGCATTGCCGCTGGTGATCTGGGACCTCCACCTGCCGCTCTGGCTGGCCAACACCATCAGCCTGCTGGGCGGCATGACCATTCCGCTGATGCTGCTGACCCTTGGCGTGTCCCTGGCCAGCATCCGCGTGCATCACCTGGGCAACGGCATGCTCCTGGGGGCGCTGCGGATCCTCTGCGGTGCTGCCGTCGGCTGGCTGGTGGGCCGGGCGCTCGGCCTGCCGCCCTTGGCCCAGGGCGTACTGGTGATGCAGTCGTCCATGCCGGTGGCGGTGTTCAACTACCTGTTCGCCGTGCGCGCGGGACGATCGCCGGAAGCGGTGGCGAGCCTGGTGATGTGCTCGACGCTGCTGTCCTTCGCGCTGATTCCGTTGCTGCTGGCATGGTGGTTACCCGCGCTGCGTTGA
- a CDS encoding proteasome-type protease: MTYCVAMHLADGLVFVSDSRTNAGIDHIATFRKLYSFGVTGERLIVLQSAGNLATSQSVVNLLKQRLDGPTPNLHNVPTLYDATALVAETIREVIARDGAPLAGNTDLTCSFLVGGQIAGNPPDLYSIYPQGNFIQATEDTPFLQLGESKYGKPILDRNLEFDTSLEEGLRCALVSFDSTIRSNLSVGMPLDLLVYHRDSLILPAGYRVTEEDKYFADIRRQWAEGLQELIGELPPPPVEYNV; this comes from the coding sequence ATGACCTATTGCGTCGCGATGCACCTGGCCGACGGCCTGGTGTTCGTATCCGACTCGCGCACCAATGCGGGCATCGACCACATCGCTACGTTCCGCAAGCTCTATTCTTTCGGCGTCACGGGGGAGCGGTTGATCGTGCTGCAGAGCGCCGGCAACCTGGCCACTTCGCAGTCGGTGGTGAACCTGCTCAAGCAGCGCCTTGATGGCCCGACGCCGAACCTGCACAACGTGCCGACCCTCTACGACGCTACCGCCCTGGTGGCCGAGACCATACGTGAGGTCATCGCCCGCGATGGTGCACCGCTGGCCGGCAATACCGACCTGACCTGCTCCTTCCTGGTGGGCGGGCAGATCGCCGGCAATCCGCCGGACCTCTACAGCATCTACCCCCAGGGCAATTTCATTCAGGCCACCGAGGACACGCCCTTCCTGCAGCTGGGGGAGAGCAAGTACGGCAAACCGATTCTCGACCGTAACCTGGAGTTCGACACCAGCCTGGAAGAGGGCCTGCGTTGTGCGCTGGTGTCGTTCGATTCGACCATCCGCAGCAACCTGTCGGTGGGCATGCCGCTGGACTTGCTGGTCTATCACCGCGACAGCCTGATCCTGCCGGCCGGCTACCGGGTGACGGAGGAAGACAAGTACTTCGCCGACATCCGCCGCCAATGGGCCGAAGGGCTGCAGGAACTGATCGGCGAACTGCCGCCGCCACCGGTGGAATACAACGTGTAA
- a CDS encoding response regulator transcription factor: MRLLLVEDHVPLADELTNSLGRQGYAVDWLADGRDALHQGASEPYDLIILDLGLPGKPGLEVLQEWRAGGLSTPVLILTARGSWAERIEGLKAGADDYLTKPFHPEELALRIQALLRRAHGLANQPQLEAAGLQLDEGRQCVNRNGEEVQLTAAEFRLLRYFMLHPGQLLSKSHLAEHLYDGETERDSNVIEVHVNHLRRKLGREVIETRRGQGYRFTGEGR, from the coding sequence ATGCGGTTGTTGCTGGTAGAGGACCATGTACCCCTGGCCGATGAGCTGACCAACAGCCTCGGTCGCCAAGGCTATGCCGTGGACTGGCTGGCCGATGGCCGCGACGCATTGCACCAGGGGGCCAGCGAACCTTATGACCTGATCATCCTGGATCTGGGCCTGCCCGGTAAGCCGGGGCTCGAAGTGCTGCAGGAGTGGCGTGCGGGTGGTCTGTCGACGCCGGTGCTGATCCTGACTGCACGCGGCTCCTGGGCGGAACGCATTGAAGGCCTCAAGGCCGGCGCCGACGACTACCTGACCAAGCCCTTCCATCCCGAAGAACTGGCCCTGCGCATCCAGGCGCTGTTGCGCCGTGCCCATGGGCTGGCGAACCAGCCGCAACTGGAAGCGGCCGGCCTGCAACTGGACGAGGGGCGCCAGTGCGTCAACCGCAATGGCGAGGAAGTTCAGCTGACCGCTGCCGAGTTCCGCCTGCTGCGCTACTTCATGTTGCATCCCGGCCAGCTCCTGTCCAAGAGCCACCTTGCCGAACACCTCTACGACGGTGAGACCGAACGGGATTCCAATGTGATCGAGGTGCACGTCAACCATCTGCGCCGCAAGCTCGGTCGCGAAGTCATCGAGACGCGACGAGGGCAGGGCTACCGTTTCACCGGTGAGGGCCGATGA